The Campylobacter concisus sequence AAAGGGCACTAAAAAGGCCGTCTCTATGGCCGCACAGTGCGATCCTAGAGCAAATTTTGTTGATCCTAAAATTGGTGCTGCAAGAGCCGTTGCTGCAGCTGGTAGAAAGGTGGCTATGAGCGGCGCTGTGCCACTTGCGATCACTGACTGCCTAAACTACGGCAATCCACAAAATCCAGAGGTAATGTGGCAGTTTAAAGAGGGGTGCGAAGGCATAAAAGAGGCTTGTCGTGAGCTAAATACACCAGTAGTTAGCGGTAACGTGAGCCTTTATAACGACACAGATGGCGTGAGCGTCTATCCAACGCCAGCCATCGTCACAGTTGGCGTAAATGAAGATGCAAATTTAAACCTAAAAAGCACATTTTTAAGCGAGGACAGGGCGATTTACCTGCTTGGTGAGACAAGCGGGGAATTTGCTGCCTCACTTTACGCAAAGGCGCTATTTGATGTGGTCGGCGGCAAGCTAAAAGAGGTTGATTATAAAGCTGAGCGAGCTCTTTGGGACCTAGTGATCGAGGCAAATAAAGAGCAAATTTTAGAATTTGCTAATAGCGTAGGCGTAGGCGGTCTTGCTATTACGCTAGTAAAAATGGCTAGCATATCAAACATCGGCATAAACTGCGAAGCGAAATTTAAAGAGTCAAATTTTATCTTTGATGAAAGCTTTTCAAGAGCAGTTGTGGGTGTGAAAGACGAGGCTAAATTTGAAGCGCTTGCTGCTAAATTTGGTGTGAAATTTGAAAAGATCGGCGTTAGTGGCGGCAGGAGATTTAAGCTAAATGATATTGATGAGAACATGGACGAGATAAGAGAAATTTATCTAAATGAGTTTGCAAAAATCGTTAGAAAAGAGGATTAAAAAATGGCTTTGAAAAAGGGCAAGGTCACTGAGGCTGAAAATGAGCAAAAGGAAGCAGAACAAGTTGAAAAACGAGGCGTAGCAAAGCCGCCAGTACTTTTTAGTAAGACACAAAATTTAATAAAATCAATCGAAAAAAGACTAAACGCTACCTTGATAACTTACTATAATTCAAACGCTGGTAGTGTTTGCGGCAATGATGCAAGTGCTATGTATGAAATTTTAAAGGGTAAAAAGATAGATACTGCTTATCTTTTTATAAAAAGCGACGGCGGAAGCGGTATCGCCGCTCTTAGGATTATCACTACACTTAGAAATTACTGCAAAAATTTAATAGCTCTAATACCTGCAAACTGCGCCTCAGCTGCTACCATGATGGCACTTGGCGCAAATGAGATCGTCATGGGCCCACTTGCCTATCTAACGCCTGTTGATACCTCACTAAAACACGAGCTTAGCCCGACAAATAAAGGCAATGAGCTTGTGAGCGTTTCGATGGACGAACTTAGTCGTGTTGTTAAGCTTTGGAAAGAGCAAGACAAAGATAGGCCAAACGATACAAACCCTTATAATTCGCTTTATGAGTATATTCATCCGCTAGTCTTTGGTGCGGTTGATCGTGCTAGCTCGCTATCGCTTAAGATTTGCACCGAGCTTCTTAGGTACCACATCGATGATGATAAAAAGATCGCAGAAATTTCTGAAAGGCTAAATGGCGACTACCCAGCTCACGAATATCCGATCCTCTTTAGAGAGGCGCACGAGATCGGTCTTCATGTAAAAAAGATGGATGATGATCTAAATGAAATGCTTCAAGAGTTAACGCTGCTTTACTCTGAGATGGGACAGCGAGCTTTTACTGACTATGATGAAAATAGCTACCACGATAACAATATCGCAAACATCATCGAGACAAACGGCAAACAAATTTACTATCAGATCGATAAAGACTGGTTTTATCGCCCTGAGGAGCGCCGCTGGAACGTGATGAACGACGAGAGCTCATGGCGCAAAAACGAGCTAGTAAATGGCAAGATAAAAAATACGATCTATCACTTGTGGTAATATGTCTGGAGTTTTGTTTTTACTGATATTAGGCGGTGCGATATTTTTCTTTATGAGCGTGCAAATAGGCAACAACCGCAAGAAACAAGCAAATGTAGATGAGGCTAAATTTCTAGTCTCACTGCTTGCAAAAGTCGCTAAAAGTGACGGCAGGGTTAGCGAGCTAGAGGCTAGGCTGATCACTCAAGTGCTAGATGATCTAAGCCAGAAAGTTAGCGGCGTTAGTGGCGTGCGTGAGTATCTAAAAGAGGTCTATAAGAGCCAAAAAGAAAATGTAGATAATGCCCATGAAACCGCCAGAAACTACAAGCACGCGTTTAATCTAAACTACGATACCTGCGTAGCTAGGCTCACTTTTTTTCTAAATTTAGCCTATATAGATGGAGAATTTAACAAAAGCGAGCAAGATGTTATAAGAAACATTGCTTATGGATTTGGCATAGATAAAGAGACGCTTGATGAGATTATCTTAAAATTTGATAATTTTTATAGTTCAAGATTTAAGACAAATTCCAATGCCAGCATAGTAAAAAATGATCCATTTGAGGTTTTAGGACTTAGCAAGAGTGCAAATTTTGATGAGATAAAGCTTCGATATAAAGAGCTTGTTAGGCAGTATCATCCTGATATTTTGATGGGTAGGGGAGAGAGTAAAGAGGTTATAGAGAGTTCAACCAAAAAGCTTCAAGAGATAAATGAGGCTTATGGGCGTTTGAAAGAGAAATTTGGAGCTTAGATGAAGAAAATTGCTATTTTGCTTTTGGCGGCGGTTGCCTTTTGTAAAGAGCTAAGCGTGACCGATCTTAATGGCAATGAGATCAAATTTGAACTAAAAGATAACGCACTTTTTGAAAATAGTAAAAAAATAGGCGACTACAACAAAACAAGTAGTGTTAGTATTATTCTCGCCAGCTATAGTGGCATGGAGAGTAGTTTTAAGGCTGTAAAGACTAAAAATTTAAATGAATTTAAAGAGTATATATTTTCAGATGAAGGTGGCATAAAGGTCGTCAAATTTAGCTCAAAAAGCCCTATATGTGAGGCTTTTAGCAAAGGTGAAGCGATAAATTTAAGCGTGCTAAATTCTAGCTACTTTAATGGCAGACAAATTTCAAGATATGTTTTTAGTGTTGATATCGTTGATGGCAAGCTAGAAAATTTAAATAAAAATAGTCATTTTGCAATAAAATCAAGCGATGAAAATTTAAAAAAACTTGAAAGTATAACGGAACAAAATATCAAAAAAGATACAGCTATGGGGCTACTTGTGCTTGAAAAGGCGATGTGTTTGGCGGAGAAATAAAATAAATTTAATCAATCTAAAGGAGAAAAAATGAGAGAAATTTTGCTAGCAGTTATTATAGCGATAGGATTAAGTGGGTGTTTTGCTCCTCCAGAACCTATGTATTTTAAGACGCAAGACAAGGTTGTCGAATATAGTTTTGACGACAAAGGTAAATTATATGAAGATGGAAAATTACTCGGAGACTACACTGATGTCTCACGGGAAACACAGGTGTTACTTAGAGATGATAGTGGCAAATCCTATGTAAATTTCAATATTTATAAAACAAAAGGCGTGAAGTCGGCAACTATATATCTGT is a genomic window containing:
- a CDS encoding SDH family Clp fold serine proteinase, producing the protein MALKKGKVTEAENEQKEAEQVEKRGVAKPPVLFSKTQNLIKSIEKRLNATLITYYNSNAGSVCGNDASAMYEILKGKKIDTAYLFIKSDGGSGIAALRIITTLRNYCKNLIALIPANCASAATMMALGANEIVMGPLAYLTPVDTSLKHELSPTNKGNELVSVSMDELSRVVKLWKEQDKDRPNDTNPYNSLYEYIHPLVFGAVDRASSLSLKICTELLRYHIDDDKKIAEISERLNGDYPAHEYPILFREAHEIGLHVKKMDDDLNEMLQELTLLYSEMGQRAFTDYDENSYHDNNIANIIETNGKQIYYQIDKDWFYRPEERRWNVMNDESSWRKNELVNGKIKNTIYHLW
- a CDS encoding TerB family tellurite resistance protein, which translates into the protein MSGVLFLLILGGAIFFFMSVQIGNNRKKQANVDEAKFLVSLLAKVAKSDGRVSELEARLITQVLDDLSQKVSGVSGVREYLKEVYKSQKENVDNAHETARNYKHAFNLNYDTCVARLTFFLNLAYIDGEFNKSEQDVIRNIAYGFGIDKETLDEIILKFDNFYSSRFKTNSNASIVKNDPFEVLGLSKSANFDEIKLRYKELVRQYHPDILMGRGESKEVIESSTKKLQEINEAYGRLKEKFGA